CAATTTTTCCGGCAGTACTTGCCCATGCCATGGTTCCGGTAACACAGATTAAAACGACGATTGCCATAATAAACTTTCGCATTGACATCCTCCGTTTAGGATTCAATTTTATACCATCTACATGTGGCTCTCCATGTGGTTCTCCACTCTGGCACAAAACAATTGTTTATGTTTCTAAATAGTCAGGAATCATCAAATGGCAATATAGCTGATGAGATTTTAAAATTCTACAAATAAATAATTTTTTTCATTGAGATTGATGAAATAATATCGTCGTCTTATCCTTTTAAACAATGATCAATACCCGACAATACATGCCTTATATCAGTCTTCCATCCCATAATAAATCCAAAGTTTTAACACCAACCTACTTTTATAATATCTTAAGATATTTTCATGAAATTATGATATAAATTCAGCCTTTGGACAGACAATTCATTTTAATATCGGAGGAGTTTAATTAGATTTTCAGTAAAGATTTATTAAAGATCAATGATTGGAGAACTGCCATGGCAGAATTACGAAAAGACCGTATTGAAGCAATTGATGTTTTTCGTGGATTGACTATTTTTCTCATGTTCATTGTCATCGCCATCGGGGCGGGAGGATACCGGGATCTGCCCCAAACCGGATCCTGGTTCGGAAGCCTTCCCGTTTCCACCTGGAATCATGCAGATGTTGCCTGGGAGCGTTTTGTTGAAGCCAAAACGTCTGAAAGCTTTTCGGAAGAAGAAATCAACGCCATGCCCGAAGCGGCCTTGAAAAATGTTGGACTAACTCTGACGGATTTGGTAGCTCCTTTCTTCATTTTCATAGTGGGATTATGCCTGCCCCTGAGCAGGGCAAAACACGGCCGGGAATGGTGGAATCACGTTTTGAGTCGCACGATTAAATTGATTCTGTTAGGTGTTTTATACATTAGCCTGATTCTGGGACTCTCCTGGTGGTGGGGTATCCTTCAGGCAATTGGAGTTTCTTATTTCATGGCTGCCGCAAGTCTTAAGCTGAACCGCAAAGGACGATGGATAACAGTATTTGGTGTATTGGCTTTTCACATGATGATGAGTCATTTCACGGATTGGTGGCTGAATTTCGGGAACACAAGCGAACCATTTTTCCGCATCAGTACCCTATCCGGCAATATGGCAAAACCCCTGCGGGTTCACTGCCTTCCATGGGTTTCTATTTCCTATGGTGCCTTGACCATTATCGGTGTAATGCTGGGAGAAGCTGTAGCAAGCAAAAATCCCAAACGTATTTTAGCGGATTCTTTCAGGCTGGGCGCCCTTTTTATGGCTATAGGCTATGCGATTCATAAAACAGGACTTTTAACCGGAGTCACATCCCTGAGCTTTAACAAGCCCGATGTGACAGCATCTTATGCCCTTTTTACCGCGGGTCTGGCCTGTGTTGTTTTCGGCATCCTCTACTGGATCGTGGATATTAAAAAATATAAAGGATGGATTTTTCCCTTTAAACAGCTGGGTATAAATGCTCTTCTGGCTTATTTCATGCAGATTTTTATGAGGATTTTCTTCCGGGCCCTGCACCTGGAAGCTTTCTTTGCAGGCGAACCCAATGATCAGCTGCAACAATGGGCCGGACTCTGGTCCTGGAGCGGATGGCAACACTTCTGGCTGGATAAAACAGGCTATAACGGCCTTTTCTGGGCCTTTCTGTGGAGTGTCTGCCTTTGGCTGTGTGTTTATGCCTTTAACAAGCGAAAAATTTACTGGAAATTGTAAATCAGGATGTGGAAAAACATTTTTCACAATCAGGAAATTTTACCATATTTTAGTTGAGAACGATTCTCACTTTCTGTAAAATTATAGACTGACAAACAGGGAAAACATGAGAGCTTCTGAAACCATGGAAGGAACACTTGATCTGGCCCGTTGCGGCACACTGTTGGAGATCCTGGGCATTTATGCTGAAGGGGAAATCCGGCGGCGCCTGCTGGATATGGGTCTGGTAAAAGGGGCCCGCATTCGTGTCATTCGGAAAGCGCCTTTGGGAGATCCGGTGGAAATTGATATGAACGGTTTTTTTCTGACATTGCGCCTTGAGGAAGCCAAAACCGTTAAAGTCCGCCTCCTGGAAGCCGGTCCCTTTCATCGTCATGGAGGTCCACACCACGGCCGAGGTCGCGGTATGGGTCGTGGCAGACACCGATGGTTTCATCGTTTTATTCGTTTTCCAGAGACAGATCATTCATGACATCATCCAAAGAAATCCGTGTTGCCCTGGCGGGAAATCCAAATAGTGGAAAGACATCTCTTTTTAATGTTCTTGTCGGCTCAAATCAAAGAGTCGGCAATTTTACCGGAGTGACCGTCGAAAAATATGAGGGTTTCCGGAAATACCGTGGTTATAAGATTCGTTTCACCGATCTACCCGGAACCTACAGCCTTTCGGCCTATTCCCCTGAAGAACGTGTCGCGCGAAATTTTATCCTGACGGAAAAACCCGATCTGGTTATTCACGTTGTAGATGGGACGAACCTGGAAAGAAACCTTTATCTGACCACCCAAATTATGGATCTGCATATTCCCTTCGTCATTGCTCTGAACATGTATGACGAAGTGAAAGAGAAAAATATCCACATTGATCTGACCCATCTGGAGCGTCTGTTAGGCGCTCATATTGTCCCCACGTCAGCCGTAGAAAAAACCGGAATCCAGGACCTGCTGGACCATATTGTGGACACCCGGGAAGGCACGATCACATTCCGTCCCCATAAACTCCAATACTCACAAGAGCTTAACAAACTCATCAATGATCTTGAAACAATCCTTTCCCGGGCAAAGGACCTGAATACAACCCTTCCCCACAGCTGGCTGGGAATTAAACTGCTGGAAAATGATAAAGAAGTTTATAAGCTTCTGCGGGACCATCCCATCTGGATAACCCTAAACCAGTATTTGTCAAAACATCTGGAGCCCTTTAAACATCTTACGGGAAACGATCCGGAAATTCAACTGACAGAAGAACGATACGCCTTTATCCGGGGTGCTCTTGCAGAAACCGTCCAATTTCCGGGCAAACGGAAACGCGACTTAACCGATATCCTGGATACCATCCTGATTAACCGTTTCACCGGCCTGCCCATCTTTGCCCTGATCATGTATCTGATTTTTACAGCAACATTCCGCCTGGGAGAATATCCCATGATCTGGATTGAGAATTTCTTCACCTGGATCAGTATAGGACTCAAAGATATCCTCCCCGAAACTTTGTTTCGGTCCATTCTCGTGGACGGGATTATCGCCGGTGTTGGCGGAGTCCTGGTTTTTCTGCCCAATATCCTTATTCTTTTTCTGGGGATATCTTTACTGGAAGGAACCGGCTACATGGCCCGGGCGGCTTTTGTCGTGGATAAAATCATGCACAGGGTCGGTCTCCACGGCAAATCTTTTATTCCCATGCTAACCGGCTTCGGATGCTCGGTCCCGGCCTTTATGGCTACCCGTACACTAAAGAACGATGCAGACCGGATCACCACACTTCTAATCATTCCGTTTATGAGTTGCGGGGCAAAACTTCCGGTCTATACTCTCCTGATCGGGGCTTTTTTTCCTGCCCACCATGCAGGAAAGGTCCTTTTCGGAATTTACATTTTTGGGATTCTCGTTGCGCTGGGATCAGCGGGGTTTTTCAAAAAAACTCTTTTCAAAGGGGAATCCGAACCCTTTGTTATGGAACTACCCCCGTATCGTTTGCCTACCATGCAATCCCTGCTGCTTCAAATGTGGCATAAAACCCGGATGTATATCCGCAAAGCCGCAACGGTGATCCTTGCGGCATCGATTCTTATCTGGTTTGCCGGAAATTTTCCCAAAGATAATAGCATTACCCAAAATATGAATGTCCTGAAGACACAGATCCAGGAGAAGAATCTCTCCCCTCTCGAAACATCCCAGGCATTAAAAAAAATTGAAGCGAAAGAAGAAGCCCTTCAGTTTGAACAATCTTATGCAGCCCGGCTCGGAAAGGCACTGGAACCCGCTATCAAACCTCTTGGATTTGACTGGCGAATCGGCGTGGCACTTGTCAGCGGTATCGCCGCCAAGGAAGTGGTCGTGTCCACCATGGGAACCATCTATTCCATCGGAAACCAGGCCACGGAAGAGTCTGTCTCACTCCGTGAACACCTGCGGAATGATCCGGCCTATAATGCGGCGGTGGGACTCGCACTTATGGTTTTTGTTCTCCTGTATGTCCCCTGTATCGCCGCTACGGTGATTTTCCACCGGGAAGCCGGTGCATTCAAATGGACCTTTCTTTACTTTTTCTATACAATCGGCGTGGCGTGGATTATGACTTTCCTCGTTTATCGACTGATGAATCTTATTCTTTGAGTG
Above is a window of Candidatus Neomarinimicrobiota bacterium DNA encoding:
- a CDS encoding DUF1624 domain-containing protein, producing MAELRKDRIEAIDVFRGLTIFLMFIVIAIGAGGYRDLPQTGSWFGSLPVSTWNHADVAWERFVEAKTSESFSEEEINAMPEAALKNVGLTLTDLVAPFFIFIVGLCLPLSRAKHGREWWNHVLSRTIKLILLGVLYISLILGLSWWWGILQAIGVSYFMAAASLKLNRKGRWITVFGVLAFHMMMSHFTDWWLNFGNTSEPFFRISTLSGNMAKPLRVHCLPWVSISYGALTIIGVMLGEAVASKNPKRILADSFRLGALFMAIGYAIHKTGLLTGVTSLSFNKPDVTASYALFTAGLACVVFGILYWIVDIKKYKGWIFPFKQLGINALLAYFMQIFMRIFFRALHLEAFFAGEPNDQLQQWAGLWSWSGWQHFWLDKTGYNGLFWAFLWSVCLWLCVYAFNKRKIYWKL
- a CDS encoding ferrous iron transport protein A yields the protein MEGTLDLARCGTLLEILGIYAEGEIRRRLLDMGLVKGARIRVIRKAPLGDPVEIDMNGFFLTLRLEEAKTVKVRLLEAGPFHRHGGPHHGRGRGMGRGRHRWFHRFIRFPETDHS
- the feoB gene encoding ferrous iron transport protein B, translated to MTSSKEIRVALAGNPNSGKTSLFNVLVGSNQRVGNFTGVTVEKYEGFRKYRGYKIRFTDLPGTYSLSAYSPEERVARNFILTEKPDLVIHVVDGTNLERNLYLTTQIMDLHIPFVIALNMYDEVKEKNIHIDLTHLERLLGAHIVPTSAVEKTGIQDLLDHIVDTREGTITFRPHKLQYSQELNKLINDLETILSRAKDLNTTLPHSWLGIKLLENDKEVYKLLRDHPIWITLNQYLSKHLEPFKHLTGNDPEIQLTEERYAFIRGALAETVQFPGKRKRDLTDILDTILINRFTGLPIFALIMYLIFTATFRLGEYPMIWIENFFTWISIGLKDILPETLFRSILVDGIIAGVGGVLVFLPNILILFLGISLLEGTGYMARAAFVVDKIMHRVGLHGKSFIPMLTGFGCSVPAFMATRTLKNDADRITTLLIIPFMSCGAKLPVYTLLIGAFFPAHHAGKVLFGIYIFGILVALGSAGFFKKTLFKGESEPFVMELPPYRLPTMQSLLLQMWHKTRMYIRKAATVILAASILIWFAGNFPKDNSITQNMNVLKTQIQEKNLSPLETSQALKKIEAKEEALQFEQSYAARLGKALEPAIKPLGFDWRIGVALVSGIAAKEVVVSTMGTIYSIGNQATEESVSLREHLRNDPAYNAAVGLALMVFVLLYVPCIAATVIFHREAGAFKWTFLYFFYTIGVAWIMTFLVYRLMNLIL